TGGGCGGACATGGAAGCGGCCGGCCTGACGATCAAGACAGAACCGTACACGACGAACGTGCCACGCGCCGAGCGCGGCGGCGAAATCGTGGAGCCGCTGATGTCAACCCAGTGGTTTGTGCGCATCCAGCCGCTGGCCGAGCAGGCCGTGCGCGCCGTGCGCGAGGGGCGCATCCAGATCATCCCGGAGCGGTTCGAGAAAGTATACTTTAACTGGCTGGAGAACATCAAAGACTGGTGCATCAGCCGCCAGCTCTGGTGGGGTCACCGCGTGCCGGTCTGGTACTGCGACGCCTGCGGCCACATCTTCACCGCCCGCGAAGACCCGGTGCAGTGCGAAAAATGTCACAGCGACCGCATCCGGCAGGACGAGGACGTGCTCGACACCTGGTTCTCGTCGGGACTCTGGCCGTTCAGCACGCTCGGCTGGCCCGACGACACGGACGACCTGCGCACCTACTACCCGACCGACGTGATGGAGACCGGCTACGACATCCTGTTCTTCTGGGTGGCGCGCATGATCATGTCCGGCCTGGAGTTCACCGAGGAGCCCCCGTTCCACACCGTGTATCTGCATGGTCTGGTGCGCGACGAGCAGGGCCGCAAGATGAGCAAGACACTCAACAATGTGGTCAACCCGCTGACCGTCATGGACGAGTACGGCACCGACGCGCTGCGCTTCACGCTACTGACGAGTAGCACGCCGGGCAACGACCTGAACCTGGCGATCAGCCGCGTGGCCTCCAACCGCAACTTCGCCAACAAGATCTGGAACGCGGCGCGCTTCGTGGTGGGCCACCTGCGCAGCCACACACCCGAAAACCACGAGCCGTTCGTCGAGTCGTACGACCTGCCGTCGCGCTGGATCCGCTCGCGCTTTGAGAGCGTGGCCGCCGACGTGACGCGACTGATGGAAGACTACCAGTTCGGCCAGGCGGGGCAACTGGCGTATGACTTCGTCTGGGGCGAGTTCTGCGACTGGTACGTGGAGATCAGCAAGCTGGCGCTTAACGGCGATGATCTGGCCGCAAAGCACAACACGCTAACGACGCTCGTACAGGTGCTGGACGGCTCGCTGCGACTGCTGCATCCGTTCGTGCCGTTCGTGACCGAAGAGGTCTGGGGCCACCTGCGCGAGGCCGGCGGCGACCTGACACAGGACTGGCCGCCCGCGCTGATGATCGCCCAGTGGCCGCAGGGCAGCATCGACGTAGCAGACACCGACGCCGAGTCGCATATGGCGCTCGTGATCGACATCGTGCGCAGCATCCGCAATGCGCGCACCGACTATAAGCTCGATCCGAACCGCAAGATTGGCGCGACCATAGTTGTCGGCGACTTGCACAACGAGTTGGTGCCGTATGCGGAGATGATCGCACGCCTCGGCGGCCTCGACGACGAGAAGTTGTACATCGAGGCGACTTTGCCTGAGAAGCCTGCGAAGTCGCTGGCGCTGGTGGTGCGCGGCGCCGAGGTCTTCCTGGCGCTTGATGAGCTAGTCGACGTGAACAAGGAGCGCGAGCGTCTTGAAAAAGAGATCAAACAGGCCGAGGCCGACATCTTCAAAACGGAGAAGCTGTTGAGCGGCGACTTCGCCGGGCGGGCGCCCGCCGCCGTGGTGGAGAAGGAGCGCGCGAAGCTGGTCGATACGCGCGACCGCCGCGAAAAGCTGCTGGCGCGCCTGAAGGGGCTGGACTAGAGCGTTTGCTGGAATATATCGATACGCGATCTGCGCGGTTGGCAAGATTTCTCAGGCACTACGTGCCTTCGAAATGACAATACGCGCGGGGTTGTCATTTCGAAGCTGCGCCGCAGCTGAGAAATCTCGGCCGCGCCTTGCCGACCGCTAGCGGTTTCGGCTTGTTCGTGAATCCGCTCTGCGAAGTACACTGTATCCACGCTGCAAGCAAGCAGCGCGCCGCCCAATCAATCGGGCGGCGCGCTATTCTTACTGTCTGCTCGTCATGCCCGCGAAAGCGGGCATCCAGAGATGTTGCTCCTGGGCTCCCGCTTTCGCGGGAGCGACGCTGTGTGGCTCTTACACTGTTTTGGATTGATTATGTTCCTCGAAATTGTCATGCTGAGCGCGAACACAATACCACCGCCGTTCGACCAGCGACGCGCGCGAAGCATCTGAGTTGAAGCATTTCAGAGCGTTTCTCAGAATGAACTGATACGTAACACCTGTCATTCCCGCGAAAGCGGGAATCCAGAGCTCCTGAGTGCCAAATCTTCCTGTGGCAATTGGCCTACCATAGGCGGTTCACGAACCGCCCCTACGCCAAGGAATAGCCGGGCGGCAGTCATATCGGCTGTTTCTGCTATCCGCGCTAGGTGCTTCGCGCGCCGCTCCATTCTTTACGAAATACCGTGCGCCGTTTCTCCCGCGCGCACCGCTTCCTGGGCCATCGCGCGCACATCCTCGTTCGGGTCTTCGAGCAGGCGGCGCAGATGCCCCATGGTCGAGTCGATGTTGCCCACGTTTTTCGCGATGCGATAGAGCGCCCAGGCGCCCATTTGCCGCACACCGGGCTCGGGGTCGACCAAGGTATCGTTCAGTTGCGGCAGCGCCGCGCGCACGTCGTGCTTGTGCGTCGCCAGGTAGCCGAGCGCGATCGGCGCATCATGCCGTAGTTCCGTCGACACATCCGCCAGCAGTGGCAGCAGTTGCGGGACGAGCACCGTGATGTCGACTCCGTCGCGCGCCGCCGCCACGACCACGCCCATCGCGCCCGTCTTCGTGTCCGCATCGTCAGCCGACAGCAGTTCGCTCAAGGTGGGCCAGTCGCTCACGCGCGTCGCTTCCAGCGCGAGCGACTTGCTGGCCGCGAAGCGCGTGTCGGCATCGGCGCTGGAAAGCAGCGACCGCAGTGCGCCGGTCGCCGCCGAAAGGTCCAGGTTCCGCTCCGCCGCCATCTCAATTCGGCGCAGCGCATCGGCGCGAGTTTCGGCGTCGTCCGCGCGCAGCCCGGCGACAAGCTCGCCCATATCCTGGCGCAGGCGCGCCGTGCCAAGATACTCTAGAAACCGTTCCCAGGCCTTCACCCCAGCTTGCGTGACGAACCCGTCCTCCGCCTGCTCGCGGAAGATGTTGACCTTGGCTTGCATGCTGCTGAGCAGGTCGTTGTTGACCCGCGCGCCTTTTTCGAGCAACTCCTGCGCCACGTCAACGTGCCCGGCGAACGCGGCGTTCATCAGCGGCGTCTTGTCCGCGCCGCCCAGGTTCTCGATATTCGCGCCGCGCTCCAGCAGACGCCGCACGATCTCGCGCTGTCCGGCCTCGGCCGCCTCGTTCAGTGCCGTATCGCCATACTCGTCGCGCGCGTCGATGGCGGCGCCCGCATCAAGCGCGGCGTCCACCGCTGTAAGGTCGCCGGCGGCAGCCGCCCTGTGCAGTTGTTCGACCGCGCGCGCGCTCATGCCCGCTCTTTCCCGATCCAGCCAAGATGTGTGTGGCGAAATGAATCCATGTGCTTTAGCCCATAGCCCACGGCGCGGTCGAGGCTTGAATGTCCCAAGAGGATGAGTGCCGCCGCCTGCACGTCAGACATAACCAGAATCGCACCCGCTGCAAAAAGCGCGACCGCCACGCCCTTGTGGTGTACGAAGTTGTAGGTCAGTGCGCCGCACGTCGCGCCTAGCAGGTACCCGAGCATGCTCAAGTCGGGCGCCAGAAACCAGATTATGTACCACCACCAGTCGTAGCCCATTCCCCATACAAACAACCAAAGACACAAGAACGTCAGCGCCACTTCCTCGAGCTGAATCAATCGCTTCACGGCTTCTCCTTTGCCCGGCAAAATGAATATGCAGCCTGCGATCGTGCCGGCGTGCGCGCGGCGTCATTGTAGCACACTCGGCGATGGCCGACTGTCCTATTGCCAGATAGCGCCTGCTGACGTATCGTAAAGCGGTAGGAGGCATTGGAGGTTATGTCTATGTTTGCTCGCCATCTTTCGACATTCACCGTACCATTAGCTGCCGCGCTTCTGATGTCGATCGCCATCAGAACACCGCCCGCCGCTCGCGCCGATCTGGGCGGTTGCCCGATGTTCCCGCCCAACAACGTCTGGAACGCGCGTGTCGACAATCTGCCGGTACACTCACAGTCGGCCGCCTACATCGCGTCGCTCGGGTCCGCCACCGGCCTGCACCCCGACTTTGGCTCAGGCTACTGGGCAGGTTACCCGATCGGCATGCAGTACGCGACCGTCTACTCGCCCACCCCGTCCATTCCGATCAACTACGTCGAATACGGTAGCCAGAGCGACCCCGGACCGTTCCCCATACCACTTAGCACGCCGGTTGAGGGAGGCAGTTGGTTGACGAATACCGGCGACCGGCATGTACTGGTCGTCAACACATTCGACTGCAAGCTGTACGAACTCTACCACGCCTATGTAAACGGCAACGGCGGATGGGACGCCGGTTCCGGCGCAGTCTTCGATCTCACTCATAACGCCCCGCTGCGACCCGACACGTGGACGTCGGCCGACGCCGCCGGGCTGTCTATTCTGCCCAGCCTGGCGCGTTACGACGAGGTGGCATCGGGCGTCATCACGCACGCGCTGCGCTTCACGGCCAATTGCTCGTCGGGCAACGTCTGGCCGGCGCGGCATCAGGCGCCGTACCGCACCGGCGCCTGCAATCCGCTGCCGCCTATGGGGTTGCGGGTGCGGCTCAAGGCGTCGTACGTCATCAATCCCGCGTGGTCGGCGCAGACCAAAGTCATTCTGACCGCGTTGAAGACGTACGGGCTGATTCTGGCCGACAACGGCAGTTCGTGGTATATCAGCGGCGCGCACAATGCCGGCTGGGTCGACGATGTGCTGGCGCCGGAGCTCAGTAACGTGAAGGGGGCAGACTTCGAGGTGGTGGACAGCGCGCGGCTCATGCTCGACTACAACTCGTGGGCGGCGGCTGTGAATCTCCAGTACCTGCCGGCCATCATCCGGTGACGCGGCGCTATTTCTTGAGCGCGCTCTGCCACTGGTAGAGACGATTGAGTGCCTCCAGCGGCGTCAGCGCTTCCAGATCGAGCGACTTGAGTTCCTCGAGCACGGGGTCTGAGAGGTTGAAGAGCGCGGGCTGCAGCGGGGCCGGCGACCGCTCGCCGCGCACACTACGCGGCTCCGACGACTGGCTTTCCAGATCGTCCATGATCTCCTCGGCGCGATTGATGATCGGGCGGGGCAGTCCCGCCAACTGCGCGACATGGATGCCGTACGAACGATCGGCGCCGCCCGGCACGATCTTGCGCAGGAATGTCACCTTGCCCTCGGCCTCGGACACGGCAACGTTGTAGTTCTTCACGCGCGGCAGCCGGTCGGACAGCGCGATGAGTTCATGGTAGTGTGTGGCGAACAATGTCTTGGCCTGCAGGCGCGGATGATTGTGGATGTGTTCGATGACGGCCCACGCAATCGCCAGCCCGTCGTACGTGCTGGTGCCGCGCCCGATCTCGTCGAGGATCAGCAGGCTGCGCGGCGTGGCATGGTGCAGGATGTTCGCCGTCTCGACCATCTCAACCATGAACGTCGACTGTCCCGCGCTGATGTCGTCCTGCGCGCCCACGCGTGTGAAGATGCGATCTACGATGCCGATGTGCGCCTCATCGGCCGGCACAAACGAACCAATCTGCGCCATCAGCACGATCAGCGCGGTCTGGCGCAGGTACGTCGTCTTGCCGGCCATGTTGGGGCCGGTCAGCACGACCAGTTCGCCGTCGGACAGCCGCGTGTCGTTAGGCACGAACGGCTCTTGCCGCGCGCTCAGTTCGACCACCGGATGCCGCCCGCCGGCGATCAGCAACTCGCGCCCGTCGCTCAACACCGGACGCACATAGCGGTTCAGCACCGCCACCTCGGCCAGCGACAGGCAGACGTCGAGATGCGCCAGCGCATGCGCGGCGGCCAGCAGGTCGCGGCTGCGCACCGCGATCTGCCGCAGCGTCTCGCGGTAGATCTGCCGCTCCAGGTCGAGCGTGCGCTCTTCCGCGTTCAGGATCAGCGTCTCCTGCTCCTTCAGCGCGGGCGTAATGTAGCGCTCGGCGTTCGTCAGCGTCTGCTTGCGAATATAGTCGGAAGGCGCATGCTCGGAGGCCGCCTTGCTGATCTCGATGTAGTAGCCGAAGACCTGGTTGTAGCCGACTTTGAGCGTCTTGATGCCGGTCCGTTCGCGCTCGGTGCGCTCCAGGTTCGCCAGCCACTGCTTCGCTTCGCGCACGGCCTGGCTCACGCCGTCAAGCTCAGCCGAATAGCCGCCACGGATCACGCCGGTATTGTTCATGGTCGCCGGCGGCTCGTCGCTGATCGCCGCCGCAATGGCGGCGGCGGCCTCGCGGGCGGCGGCGACACCGACCGGCGGCACGCTGACGGGCGACGCCGCATCCGCCAGCAGCGCGCGAATCGTCTCCACGCGCTCCAGCCCGGCGCGCAGCGCGTTCATCTCGCGCGGCAGCGCCGCGCCCTGAATGACGCGGTTGACCAGCCGTTCGAGGTCGGTCATGCCCTTGAGTGCCTGCCTCAACTCGGCGCGCCGCATCGCCGCTCCGGCAAAGTGCGCGACTGCATCGAGGCGCGACTCGATTTGCGCGCGGTCGAGCAGCGGCTGGTTGATCCAGGTGTGCAGCAGGCGCGCGCCCATCGGCGTCAGCGTCTGGTCGAGCACGCTGAGCAGGGCGCCGCGCGCATCGCCGCGCATCGAGCGCGTCAGTTCCAGGTTGCGCCGCGTCGCCGCGTCGAGCAACATGTAGCTGTCGGTCGAATAGGCGCGCAGGTCGGTCAATTGCGCCAGCGCGGCCGCCTGCGTGTCTTTGAGGTACTGCACGATCGCGCCGGCGGCCGCCGTCATCGGCGGCGAGCCTGCGATGCCGAAGCCGTCGAGCGTGCCAACCTTGAAATGATCGAGCAGTGCCCGGCGGGCCGTGTCAGCGTCGAAGCGCCATGCCGGGTATGGCGTAACCGTCGCGCCGAATACCGCCAGATCGGCGGGCGCGTGCCATGCGTCGGGGCCACCGGAGACCAAGACCTCGGCCGGGGCCAGTCGCTCCAGTTCGCGAACCAGCGCGCCACGCGCGTCGGACCCCGCAAACTGCGTCGCCGCAAACTCGCCGGTCGTGATATCGCAGAACGCCAGGGCGCAGCGCTCGCCGATCGCCACGGCCGCCAGGTAGTTGTTTCTCCGCGCGTCGAGCATCGACGCCTCGACGACCGTGCCCGGCGTCACCACGCGCACCACCTCGCGCGGCATCAGGCCATCCTGCGGGTCGGTGCCGGTCTGCTCGGCGATGGCGACCTTGTAGCCCTTCGCGATCAGCCGCGCCAGGTAGTTCTCTGCCGCATGGTGCGGCACGCCTGCCATCGGAATACGCTCGCCCTTCGCCACCGGGCGTGACGTCAGCACGACGTCGAGCTCGCCCGCCACCAGGCGCGCGTCGTCGTCGAACGTCTCGTAGAAGTCGCCCAGTCGGAAGAAGACGATAACGTCGGGGTACTGCTTCTTGATGTTGAGGTACTGCTGGCGTATCGGCGTGGTCATCGCTGGCTATGATAACCGATAGGCGCGAACGCGCCAACTCAGAGGGCGTTGCGCTGGTTGTTGCATTCAGAGGCATGCGTACTCGGGCGCATCCGGGTGCAACTGCGCCCACGTAAGCGCATGGCCCCGGCGTCTGGCGCGTGCAAGCCGGCGGGCCGGACATCGCGCGCGCAAGCGGCGCTCGGTCCGAGCATTCTCATCGCGCTCGACCGCTGATGGCACGACACCCAGTGATTCGCGCAGGCTCTCCGCCGCGCCGAGGCAGATCGCCGCGTGCTCCAGTTTGCCCGCGGCGACGGCAACCGCAGCCAGTTCCCAGAGGCAGTGCAGCCCATCGATGCGAAAGTCCAGGCCGTGGTAAAGTGCCAGCGCCTGCCGGATCAGATCCGCCGCATTGCCTGTGTCGTCGGCGTCGAGCGCGACGCGCGCCTGCCCGCGCATGGCGGTCGCAGCGCCGGACCGGCTGCCCAATTCACGCGCCAGCGTCAGGCTCTCGGCAAACAAGCGGGCGGCTCGCATACGGTCGCCTTCCAGGAGCGAGATGCGGCCTTGCCAACTGAGGGCAAACATCAGGACGTGGAAACGTCCACCAAGTTTCCGCGCGAGGGTTACGCTCTCGTGCAGCATTGACTGCGCGCGGGCGAAGTCGCGGCGGTGCATCGCCACGGCAGCGCCCAGCGTATTGAGGATGTTAGCCGCATCGGCGGCATTGCCGGCCGTGCGCGCCAAGCCCAGCGCCTCCTCAAAACACGCCAGCGCGCGAGCGGCGCGACCGCGATCCTTCGCGATCAGGCCTAGCGCATAGAGGACGTGGGCGAGGTTCTTTTGGTCGTTCAGCGTGCGAAGCAAACGCAGACTCTCGCGCAAGCAGCGGTCCGCCCCGGGCAGATCATATTGCTCACGCGCGATGCGGCCCAGACTAGCCAAAGCCATTGCGACGCCAGCGCGGTCGGCATCCTTTCGACGCAGCATGAGGCACTCTTGTTGCAAAGCCAGGGCGCGGTCAAAATCCGCCTGGAGCCGCGCCAGTTCACCCGTCGCATACAGGAGTGCTGCCTGTAACCCGCGCGGCAAGTCTCGTCGCCCCGGTGTTCCGACGAGTTGCTCCATCCATGCGCGGCCCGTTTCCACGGGTCCGCGCACGGTCCAAAACGGCGCCAGCGCGATGCACAGGCGAGCGGCGTGCTCGAGTTCATTATGCCCCATCAACCAGGCGAAGGCGGCCTGGAGGTTGTGCGCCTCGGGCGCCAGCCGGTCCAACCAGACGGCCTGCCGCGGGCCGGTCAGTGCCGAGCTTGCTTTTTCCGCCAGCGAGAGGAAGTGGCGTGCGTGGATTCGCCCGGCGGTTTCCAGTTCACCCCGCGCCTGCGCACGTTCGAGCGCAAAGGCTCGGATGGTTTCGAGCAGCGTGAAGCGCGCCGCGCGATTGGACATCTCCCGTTGCAGCAAGCTCACGCGCACCAGCGTCTCACGCGCCGCACGTCGTCCGGCCACGTCGCGCGTCAGCGCATTGATCGTCGCGGACGTGCCGCCGCCGGCCACCACCGCGAGGCGGAGAAAGACCGTCTGCGTTGCCGCATCCAGCCGATCGTGGCTCCAGGCGATGGCATCCAGAAGCGTTTGCTGGCGAGCGGGCAAGTCGCGCAGACCACCCGCTCGCAAGAGCGGCGCGCCGCGTGCGCGCGCCAGCATCTGTCGCGGCGTGAGCCGGTCGCCGCGCGCGGCGACCAATTCGATGGCGAGCGGCAGGCCGTCCAACCGTGCGCACAACAACGCCAGCGCCGGCGCGTTGCGGGCGCTCACCGTGAAGCCAGGATTGACCGCCCGCAACCGCTCAACGAACAGCGCCACGGCCGGGTAGCGGACGATCGCGCCGGCGTCCATGTCGCTGACGTCGGCGGGCACGGCCAGCGGCGGCACTCGCCATAGCTGCTCCGCGCGTACCGCCAGCGGTGCGCGGCTGGTCGCCAGCACCGTCAGACGTGGACAAGCGCTCAACAATTCCGCGAGCGCCGCCGCCGCCCCCAGCACATGTTCGCAGTTGTCGAGCAGTAACAGGAGGCGACGCTCCCGCAAAGCAACGGCTATGCTCTCCCCCAGCGCGATACCGACCCGTGTTGCGATGCCCAGCGCGTGCGCAATGGCGGGCATTACTTGGGACGCATCCTGGAGCGGGGCGAGCGACACGTAGCATACCCTGCCGCCAAACTCGGCGCTCAGGCCGTCTGCGGCTTCGATTGCGAGGCGGGTCTTGCCGATACCTGGCGGGCCGACAAGCGTCAACAGGCGTGTAGCCCCCGCCCTAAGGCGTTCGCGAACGGCGGCAAGTTCGGCGCCACGGCCGATCAGCGGTGTCGGCGGTGCGGGCAGGTTACCGTAGTGTGGAAAGGCCGCGCCCCACGCGTTTCCCGCCGGCGGCGCGCCCCAACGTCCGGAGCGGGCGAACGTGATGAATGCCTCGTGTTCAACCTCCGGCACCCGCAGGCAGTCGACGATCCGCGCCGCCATCTGCCTGGAGGGGCGACGGTCATCCGCCTCCAGTTTCTGCACGGCGATCAGCGAGCAGCCGACGAGCTCGGCCAGTTCGACCTGGGTCAGATCGAGCACTTTGCGCCGAAGTTTCAGCCACTGACCGAACGTCGTGATGTCCGGCATGCGTGCCCCGTCGGTAATTGCACCACCGCGCGGAAGCCTGTATGGGAAACTGTATGGCGCGCGCGGGCGACAAGCGTGATAGAATGCTGGCAGCATTTTAGCAAAGACCGCGTGACGCGTCCAGCACCTTGGCGCGGTTTGGCGGGGATCGTCCCCGGGAGGCCCACATGCCACGCATTGGAATCGGCCTGTTCCTGGCCCTGATCATCTGTGTGTTAGTGCTGGCTTTGGCCGCCGGCGTATCGGCAACGGCGCCCGCCGCACCGGCGGTCACCGTCGTCCAACTGCTTCCGGTGAAAGACACGTACGTCAATCAGGCTTCCCCCGACACGATCTATAGTGATAGCGCTTTCTTGAGTGTCGAGTACGATGAGTTTCTCAAGCAGTCTTTCTCACTGCTCCAGTTTGACCTGTCCGTCATCCCCGCCGGATCGGAGATCACCAGCGCCGTGCTCAAACTGTACCTGAGCGCCGCCGACTTCGGCAACGAGGTGCTTGCCGTACACCGTGTAAGCGATGCCTGGACGAACACCGCAACATGGAACACGCGCCCGGCCTTCACCGCCACCGAATATGCGACCCGCACGATTGGCACGACCATCAACTACAGCTACACCTGGCAAATTGCTTTACTGGTAGACCGCTGGCGCAACAACAGCATCACATATCCCAACAATGGCCTCGCACTCGTCGGCCGCAACAACGGCGGCACATGGTACCGCACTTTCGGCAGCTACCAGGGCACACACAGGCCCGTGCTCGTCGTCAGCTACAACCCGCCAACGCCGACGCCGACGCGTACGCACACGCCGACGCAGACACCGACAGCCACCTCGACGGCGACGCTCACCCCCACACCCACGCAAACCAATACACCAACCCAAACGCCCACGGGCACACGCTCACCCACCGCCACGCCAACCAATACGGATACGCCCACGACAACGCCGACGCCAACGGCGACGCCAACTCAGACTCATACGCCGACCAACACGCCCACGCCGACGCCGACACCAACCACGGTGCTACTTGGCTCGATCGGCGACTTTGTCTGGCACGACGCCGATCGTGATGGCGTTCAGGACGCTGGCGAGGATGGACTATCGGGGGTGCGGATCGACCTCATCCAGAGCGCCGTTGTCCTTGATACCGTGTTCACTGACGCTGGCGGCTACTATTCGTTTGTGGGCCTGGCCGCCGGGGCCTACACGCTGGCGCTTGACCCGTGGACCCTGCCACCCGGCTACAGTCTGACCAGCGGAACGGAACCGCGGGTCGTGGTACTCGGAAGCGGGGAGAACCTGACCAGCGTGGACTTCGGGTACGCAGCGGCGCCAACCCCGCCACCCCCGCCACCGTCGACCGTCGATCTGCAGTATGTCGATATGGAGGTACTGCAGGTGGTCGACAACGCGCGACTGGTCGCCGGCAAGCAGACCGTCGTGCGCGTCTACGTCGGTGTGAGCGGGACGGCACTGCCCGTCAACAACGTGCGCGGGCGACTGATGCGCGTCGGCATCGACACCTGGAACACGGCTTTGCGCTCGGACAACGCCATCACGATAGACCCAATCGTCGATCCTTACCTGGGCAACCGCGATGACTTCGGGCACACGCTCAATTTCACACTGCCCGACGACTGGCCGACCGGCGCATACTGGGTAAATGTGTGGGTCAACTACGCTCCGGGCATCGACGAATGCACCCTGTGCGGCGACAATAATGTTGGCAGCCGCTGGCTGTATTTCTTCGACCGCACGCCACTGAATGTATACATACCTCGCGTGCGGGTCATCACCGACTCCATCGGCAGCAGCCTGATACCGTCCCGAACGATGCGACTCGAGACGAGTGAATGGACCCGGCAGGTGTATCCCGTGCCCGATCTGCGCGTATGGACACTGCCCGTCATTTCAACAAGCGGCAACTTCAGCACCACCAAAGCCGCCGGCACGTGCAGCGACGGCTTTGATCAACTGCTGGACGACCTGCTGGAAATCAAGGCCGATAACGACGAGCCGTTTGCGAACATGCAGTACTACGCGATCATGCACCCCGATGTCGTCTCCAACAACGGCGGCTGTGCATCGGGCGGCGTCAGCGCCGGTAAGGTC
This sequence is a window from Chloroflexota bacterium. Protein-coding genes within it:
- a CDS encoding DNRLRE domain-containing protein; translation: MPRIGIGLFLALIICVLVLALAAGVSATAPAAPAVTVVQLLPVKDTYVNQASPDTIYSDSAFLSVEYDEFLKQSFSLLQFDLSVIPAGSEITSAVLKLYLSAADFGNEVLAVHRVSDAWTNTATWNTRPAFTATEYATRTIGTTINYSYTWQIALLVDRWRNNSITYPNNGLALVGRNNGGTWYRTFGSYQGTHRPVLVVSYNPPTPTPTRTHTPTQTPTATSTATLTPTPTQTNTPTQTPTGTRSPTATPTNTDTPTTTPTPTATPTQTHTPTNTPTPTPTPTTVLLGSIGDFVWHDADRDGVQDAGEDGLSGVRIDLIQSAVVLDTVFTDAGGYYSFVGLAAGAYTLALDPWTLPPGYSLTSGTEPRVVVLGSGENLTSVDFGYAAAPTPPPPPPSTVDLQYVDMEVLQVVDNARLVAGKQTVVRVYVGVSGTALPVNNVRGRLMRVGIDTWNTALRSDNAITIDPIVDPYLGNRDDFGHTLNFTLPDDWPTGAYWVNVWVNYAPGIDECTLCGDNNVGSRWLYFFDRTPLNVYIPRVRVITDSIGSSLIPSRTMRLETSEWTRQVYPVPDLRVWTLPVISTSGNFSTTKAAGTCSDGFDQLLDDLLEIKADNDEPFANMQYYAIMHPDVVSNNGGCASGGVSAGKVTPGRLSGQQTLAHELGHDFALRHAPSPYTNSIGLGPRDPNCSNPGRINASYPITNGRLDYYGFDVVTPAVFPAAGWYDIMTYCGTGAQPYRNKWLSLYTYEHLFDYFDPNPAAVSSAGFSTRAISPSGNYLRVMGRIYSGTAELRPFYRLSLPSGSSDHAGSGAYTLELHNASGTVMFTRYFDPLGHDGAPDEFGAFLEIVPLTSGVARIVIRAGTLEIASRNVSAHAPTVAVVAPNGGETWSGAGAETISWTGSDLDGDPLYYTVQYSRDGGATWQAFAVNITQTQITVDAADFGGTSNARVRLTASDGVNTAQDASDGAFTIGRKAPELWLSGETDGAWFEPGQVVSLQALATDVEDGPLSGSALTWTSSLQGSLGSGSYLARNNLLPGTHVISVTALDSDGMSANATITIFIGHRTYLPLIAR